A region from the Dysidea avara chromosome 15, odDysAvar1.4, whole genome shotgun sequence genome encodes:
- the LOC136245063 gene encoding lissencephaly-1 homolog B-like isoform X2 produces MKLGEVSREIQEGGPSRKTRSSSDWIPRPPEKYALTGHRTTITKVIFHPVYHLVVSSSEDASIMIWDYDAGDFERSLKGHTDAVQDICFDHTGKFLASCSADLSIKLWDFDTFQCVKTLQGHDHNVSSVCFMPSGDFLVSSSRDSTIKMWEVATGFCTKTYQGHREWVRSVKVSPDGALLASCSNDQTIRVWVASTKECKAELRDHAHVVECISWAPDSALPYINEVANSENKKAASASPASGGPFVISGSRDKTIKMWDVSTGLCLLSLVGHDNWVRSVLFHPGGKALVSVSDDKTLRVWDYRNRRCAKTLEVHQHFATCMDFHKTAPFVVTGSVDQTVKIWECR; encoded by the exons ATGAAGTTAGGAGAAGTTAGTAGAGAGATACAGGAGGGAG GTCCCAGTAGAAAGACACGGTCATCTAGTGATTGGATACCAAGACCTCCAGAAAA ATATGCTCTCACTGGACACCGGACCACTATTACTAAAGTGATATTCCATCCTGTATACCA TTTGGTAGTGTCATCATCAGAAGATGCCTCAATAATG ATATGGGATTATGATGCAGGAGATTTCGAGAGGTCACTAAAAGGTCACACTGACGCTGTACAAGATATTTGTTTTGATcacacaggaaaatttttag CATCTTGTTCTGCTGACCTGTCAATCAAGTTATGGGACTTTGATACCTTTCAGTGTGTGAAGACAttacaag GTCACGATCACAATGTATCATCAGTATGTTTCATGCCATCCGGAGACTTCTTAGTGTCATCATCTCGAGACTCCACAATAAAGATGTGGGAGGTGGCCACTGG GTTCTGTACTAAGACATACCAGGGTCACAGAGAATGGGTGAGATCAGTGAAGGTCAGCCCTGATGGTGCACTACTAGCCAGCTGTTCTAATGATCAG ACAATCAGAGTGTGGGTAGCATCCACTAAGGAGTGTAAAGCTGAGCTAAGAGATCACGCCCATGTTGTAGAGTGTATATCATGGGCACCAGATTCTGCTCTACCTTACATCAATGAGGTAGCTAATAGTGAG AACAAAAAAGCAGCATCAGCCTCGCCTGCATCAGGTGGTCCATTTGTTATATCAGGATCACGTGATAAAACAATCAAAATGTGGGATGTGTCCACGGGCCTGTGTCTATTATCACTG GTTGGTCATGACAATTGGGTGAGAAGTGTGCTATTCCATCCTGGTGGAAAGGCTCTAGTTAGTGTCTCCGACGACAAAACATTGAGAGTCTGGGATTACAGAAATCGGCGTTGTGCCAAAACATTAGAGGTGCATCAACATTTTGCAACATGCATGG ATTTTCACAAGACAGCTCCATTTGTAGTAACTGGTAGTGTAGACCAAACTGTTAAGATATGGGAGTGTcgttag
- the LOC136246110 gene encoding tRNA (adenine(58)-N(1))-methyltransferase catalytic subunit TRMT61A-like, translated as MSFRRYSSTVAEGDTVIICRGLNQVQAVRVAKGDVIQVQGGAIKSEDLLGKQYGSKVYTSNGKQWVLILHPTSEWWTRALPHRTQILYTTDISMIVLQLELRSGSVVCECGTGSGSLSHAILRTIAPIGHLYTYDFHQQRVNLAREEFTAHGLQDLVTVECRDVCSDGFSVEDVADAVFLDIPSPWDAIEAGKRALRASEGGRICCFSPCIEQVQQTCVKLEQVGFTDIEVMECVHRPINVRQSNIKTANLGLRHVHPVCKTSSTSAGPVSTTSSGLVNPVSIPSSTNAEPVSPVSLNSLTSTGPVSATSSACTIPVSTSSSASTGLDNPVCTGTSSNAELVYPVSMTSSTRIELVESGTTDHASEDTMTPNNMIPATIATTTSSTSTTVNNTTTSSATNHLYYPGQVTITTAQPATNITGHTGYLTFATLNPQ; from the exons ATGAGTTTCAGGCGCTACTCCAGCACAGTAGCAGAAGGCGACACTGTTATCATCTGTAGA GGCCTCAATCAAGTACAGGCGGTACGGGTAGCTAAAGGTGACGTGATACAGGTACAAGGGGGCGCTATTAAGAGTGAGGATCTGCTGGGAAAACAGTATGGCTCTAAG GTTTACACAAGCAATGGTAAACAATGGGTGCTAATATTACACCCCACCAGTGAATGGTGGACCAGAGCATTACCTCATCGTACACAAATCCTCTACACTACTGACATCAGTATGATTGTGTTACAACTGGAGCTGAGATCTGGAAGTGTTGTGTGTGAATGTG GTACTGGGAGTGGCTCACTATCACATGCCATCCTCAGGACTATTGCTCCTATTGGACACCTCTACACCTATGACTTCCATCAACAACGAGTAAACCTAGCAAG GGAGGAGTTCACAGCCCATGGCCTTCAGGACCttgttacagtagaatgcaGAGATGTGTGTAGTGATGGATTTAGTGTGGAGGATGTTGCTGATGCAG TCTTCTTAGATATCCCAAGTCCATGGGATGCCATTGAGGCCGGCAAGAGAGCATTACGG GCTAGTGAAGGTGGAAGGATATGTTGTTTCTCACCATGTATTGAACAAGTACAACAAACTTGTGTGAAGTTGGAACAAGTTGGCTTTACTG ATATTGAAGTAATGGAGTGTGTTCATCGACCGATTAATGTACGCCAGAGTAACATCAAGACTGCTAACCTTGGACTACGACATGTTCATCCTGTTTGTAAAACCAGCTCAACAAGTGCAGGACCTGTTAGCACAACCAGCTCAGGACTGGTTAATCCTGTTAGCATACCTAGTTCAACTAATGCAGAACCTGTTAGTCCTGTTAGCTTAAATAGTTTAACAAGTACAGGACCAGTTAGCGCAACCAGCTCAGCATGTACAATACCTGTTAGCACAAGCAGCTCAGCAAGTACAGGACTGGATAATCCTGTTTGCACCGGTACTTCAAGCAATGCAGAACTGGTTTATCCTGTTAGTATGACCAGTTCAACAAGGATAGAACTGGTAGAGAGTGGTACAACAGATCATGCAAGTGAAGACACCATGACCCCTAATAATATGATACCTGCCACAATAGCTACTACAACATCATCTACCAGTACAACAGTCAACAATACTACTACTAGTTCAGCTACTAATCACTTATACTATCCTGGACAAGTTACGATCACTACAGCTCAACCAGCTACTAATATTACAGGACACACTGGCTACCTCACATTTGCCACACTTAACCCTCAATGA
- the LOC136245062 gene encoding uncharacterized protein, whose amino-acid sequence MWRRLGHYQTRWLRYNSTSVKLSYIQRTKKFFDDNPYFMVSMGFVGVVLVFGLFVDSITRKKKYVANLFQCLPPTPCHPIINLYSPLLNKRQVILTGPEGSGKTTLVLQTGREFLLNRPIWSRRQPRVFYINANTHVNFITTLRECLLSYGLTDVDIVPSGKLFHYLQHDEQLQLMLSTLRDKLTSSKCQWLIVVDDITMETVESFRTLVPYMTGGRLVGVASDLEVLPVLRQSIPSADHVILDKLPSNKGLQLLAELSATPITEQDDVVARQLVDMLGHNPLAISCAAVTMATMTGGDRYNRLMELLRQQEGNVFDVYGKHAVDDGKLRHIFDLVSSLHSSYPIPVPVIVRHLQHPEYHVEVTTPTNTANEISSGDDASWWQRIGQIFQPVTLPVGEPPIGLTCPLLSYQDNKRTGVCLLYHNNQLHKEAMQQFYLKHTVPLLESEALQAAKSQSKQNWFSGWRGFNKEEVLSSYRRQLPGIASTLEHGNSGAMTTSQYPRDHLISYPSYQHLLAHHHRVLDSVMDTVRNDAMGYVTVTGSDVTKELVQLAVLAHMIPHLEHLIAVDLVSPCDQARSMQLLALGHMMVKHNPYTALGLYEQVLHKWEGLNSKTHPLVAHVISEMANVYSSIDQSDKSHDLLEKTANIYHGNKTQLTNKQLLEYAECLSALAMSCGNHGDKKRARQLIEEALVMYEQVTMATGGSISNHHKSQISSLMIDLAHVLIYLGELPRAKKYLDMADAAHRNLHGNTHAELARCLNLQSVLFSLHGDRNESRRVREEAGIIQNKLQVIPLM is encoded by the exons ATGTGGAGAAGATTAGGCCATTATCAAACTAGGTGGTTACGATATAATAGCACTTCAGTCAAGTTGTCTTACATTCAGAGAACCAAGAAGTTCTTTGATGACAATCCTTACTTTATGGTGTCCATGGGTTTTGTGGGTGTGGTCCTTGTGTTTGGATTATTTGTGGACTCCATTACAAGGAAGAAGAAATATGTAGCCAACTTGTTCCAGTGCCTACCTCCCACTCCTTGTCACCCAATTATCAACCTGTACTCTCCGTTACTGAACAAGAGACAGGTTATATTGACAGGTCCGGAGGGTAGTGGAAAGACCACATTAGTATTACAAACTGGTAGAGAATTCTTATTAAATCGTCCTATCTGGAGCAGGAGACAGCCTAGGGTGTTCTACATCAATGCTAACACGCATGTCAACTTTATCACAACACTGAGGGAGTGTCTACTGAGTTATGGTCTAACTGATGTGGACATTGTCCCATCTGGTAAGCTGTTTCATTATCTACAACATGATGAACAATTACAACTGATGTTAAGTACCCTCAGGGATAAACTAACATCATCTAAGTGTCAGTGGTTAATAGTAGTGGATGATATCACCATGGAAACGGTAGAGTCATTTCGTACACTTGTTCCATACATGACAGGTGGGAGGTTAGTGGGCGTGGCATCTGATCTGGAGGTGTTGCCAGTCCTCAGGCAATCCATCCCATCagcagatcatgtgatccttgACAA GTTGCCAAGCAACAAGGGTCTACAATTACTAGCTGAATTGTCAGCTACTCCCATCACAGAACAAGATGATGTGGTTGCTAGGCAACTGGTGGACATGTTGGGCCATAATCCACTAGCTATCAGCTGTGCTGCAGTTACCATGGCAACAATGACAGGGGGTGACCGGTATAACAGGCTCATGGAGTTACTACGGCAACAAGAAGGAAATGTGTTTGACGTATACGGTAAACATGCAGTGGATGACGGGAAGTTGAGGCATATATTTGATCTTGTCTCTAGTCTACATTCCTCATACCCCATTCCTGTTCCAGTGATAGTACGTCATTTACAACATCCTGAATATCACGTTGAGGTGACCACACCCACCAATACAGCTAATGAGATAAGTTCAGGTGACGATGCATCGTGGTGGCAACGGATTGGTCAGATATTTCAACCAGTTACATTACCTGTAGGGGAACCCCCAATTGGACTAACGTGTCCACTTCTTAGTTACCAAGACAACAAGAGGACCGGTGTTTGTTTATTGTACCACAACAATCAACTTCACAAGGAGGCCATGCAACAGTTTTATTTAAAGCACACTGTTCCATTACTAGAGAGTGAGGCATTACAAGCAGCAAAGAGTCAATCAAAGCAAAACTGGTTTAGTGGATGGAGAGGGTTTAACAAGGAAGAGGTGTTAAGTAGTTATCGACGACAATTGCCAGGTATTGCATCAACACTAGAACATGGTAACTCTGGTGCCATGACAACAAGTCAGTATCCAAGGGATCACTTGATCAGTTATCCTAGTTACCAACACCTTTTAGCACATCACCACCGAGTCCTGGATTCTGTCATGGACACTGTACGTAATGATGCCATGGGTTATGTCACTGTGACAGGTAGTGATGTTACTAAGGAACTGGTTCAACTAGCTGTATTAGCTCACATGATACCCCACCTTGAACACCTCATAGCAGTGGATCTTGTGAGCCCATGTGATCAGGCTCGGAGTATGCAGTTACTAGCACTTGGTCATATGATGGTGAAACATAACCCCTACACTGCCCTAGGTTTATATGAGCAAGTTCTGCACAAGTGGGAGGGACTCAATAGTAAGACACATCCCTTAGTGGCACATGTGATCTCAGAGATGGCTAATGTCTACAGTAGTATTGACCAGTCAGATAAGTCACATGACCTATTGGAGAAGACTGCTAATATTTACCATGGAAACAAGACCCAACTCACTAACAAACAGTTGTTAGAATATGCGGAGTGTCTGTCTGCCCTAGCAATGTCTTGTGGTAACCATGGCGACAAGAAAAGAGCTCGTCAACTGATAGAGGAAGCACTGGTCATGTATGAACAAGTTACCATGGCAACAGGTGGTAGTATTAGCAACCATCACAAGAGTCAGATATCCAGTCTAATGATCGACCTAGCCCATGTGTTAATATACTTGGGGGAACTCCCTAGAGCTAAGAAGTATCTTGATATGGCTGATGCTGCCCATCGTAATCTCCATGGTAACACACACGCTGAATTAGCAAGATGTCTCAATTTACAAAGTGTCTTGTTCAGTCTCCATGGTGACCGAAATGAGAGCCGGAGAGTTAGAGAAGAGGCAGGCATTATTCAGAATAAATTACAAGTTATACCATTAATGTAA
- the LOC136245064 gene encoding arginine-hydroxylase NDUFAF5, mitochondrial-like — MRVKMNVTTRLYATSLQRIVLTRPSSSVTNIFDREAKRKQRNRAGGARDAEVYDYLKDQIAANICDRLSDIKRDFPLVLDVGCGRGHINKTIDKEIVGKVFQCDPAANMLLGQVTSCDPSYRVIADCEFLPFEDDKFNLVTSNLSLHWHNDLPAAIKEVLRVLKPDGVFLGAMFSGDTLYELRCSLQLAELERNGGFSPRVSPFVEMRDAGGLLTGFSLTTIDVDDIIVNYPDMISLMYDLKGMGENSSTTHRAHMIPNDVITAASAIYKEIYGDNDGTIPATFQILYLIGWKPDQSQAKPKPRGTATVSLKDLDNYLKR, encoded by the exons ATGCGCGTAAAGATGAACGTGACTACTCGATTGTATGCCACCAGTCTGCAAAGGATAGTCTTAACAAGACCCAGCTCATCAGTGACTAACATATTTGATCGTGAAGCTAAACGTAAGCAGCGGAATCGCGCAGGAGGAGCACGTGATGCAGAAGTGTATGATTATCTGAAAGATCAG ATAGCAGCTAACATCTGTGATCGCTTGAGTgatattaagag GGATTTCCCCCTGGTACTAGATGTTGGGTGTGGTCGAGGACACATCAACAAAACGATTGATAAG GAGATTGTTGGTAAAGTGTTCCAGTGTGATCCTGCCGCTAATATGTTG TTAGGTCAAGTGACATCATGTGATCCCAGTTACAGAGTGATAGCAGATTGCGAATTCCTTCCATTTGAAGATGACAAGTTTAACCTAGTGACTAGCAACCTcag TCTCCACTGGCATAATGATCTACCAGCTGCCATAAAGGAG GTTTTACGGGTTCTCAAACCTGATGGAGTGTTTCTAGGAGCCATGTTTAGTGGGGACACCTTATATGAGCTAAGGTGTTCACTACAACTAGCGGAACTGGAGAGGAATGGG GGATTCTCCCCTAGGGTATCCCCCTTTGTCGAAATGAGAGATGCTGGAGGACTATTGACTGGATTTTCTTTAACTACAATA GATGTTGATGACATCATTGTAAACTATCCAGACATGATTTCTTTGATGTACGACCTTAAGG GTATGGGAGAGAACAGCAGCACCACCCATAGAGCTCACATGATCCCCAATGATGTCATCACTGCTGCTAGTGCTATTTATAAAG AAATTTATGGTGATAATGATGGAACTATCCCAGCCACTTTCCAGATCTTGTATTTGATTGGCTGGAAACCTGACCAATCACAG GCTAAACCCAAGCCAAGAGGAACAGCTACAGTGTCACTGAAAGACTTAGACAATTACTTGAAGAGATAA
- the LOC136245063 gene encoding lissencephaly-1 homolog isoform X1, which produces MVLSAKQREELNNAIADYLLTQGFTDTLDAFKREADVKNVGEARYNGLLEKKWTSVVRLQKKVIDLEMKLGEVSREIQEGGPSRKTRSSSDWIPRPPEKYALTGHRTTITKVIFHPVYHLVVSSSEDASIMIWDYDAGDFERSLKGHTDAVQDICFDHTGKFLASCSADLSIKLWDFDTFQCVKTLQGHDHNVSSVCFMPSGDFLVSSSRDSTIKMWEVATGFCTKTYQGHREWVRSVKVSPDGALLASCSNDQTIRVWVASTKECKAELRDHAHVVECISWAPDSALPYINEVANSENKKAASASPASGGPFVISGSRDKTIKMWDVSTGLCLLSLVGHDNWVRSVLFHPGGKALVSVSDDKTLRVWDYRNRRCAKTLEVHQHFATCMDFHKTAPFVVTGSVDQTVKIWECR; this is translated from the exons ATGGTATTATCAGCGAAACAACGAGAAGAATT GAATAATGCTATAGCAGACTACTTATTAACACAAGGGTTTACTGACACGCTGGACGCATTTAAAAGGGAGGCTGATGTG AAAAATGTTGGCGAGGCTAGATATAATGGACTATTGGAGAAGAAATGGACGTCAGTTGTAAGACTGCAAAAAAAG GTTATTGATCTAGAGATGAAGTTAGGAGAAGTTAGTAGAGAGATACAGGAGGGAG GTCCCAGTAGAAAGACACGGTCATCTAGTGATTGGATACCAAGACCTCCAGAAAA ATATGCTCTCACTGGACACCGGACCACTATTACTAAAGTGATATTCCATCCTGTATACCA TTTGGTAGTGTCATCATCAGAAGATGCCTCAATAATG ATATGGGATTATGATGCAGGAGATTTCGAGAGGTCACTAAAAGGTCACACTGACGCTGTACAAGATATTTGTTTTGATcacacaggaaaatttttag CATCTTGTTCTGCTGACCTGTCAATCAAGTTATGGGACTTTGATACCTTTCAGTGTGTGAAGACAttacaag GTCACGATCACAATGTATCATCAGTATGTTTCATGCCATCCGGAGACTTCTTAGTGTCATCATCTCGAGACTCCACAATAAAGATGTGGGAGGTGGCCACTGG GTTCTGTACTAAGACATACCAGGGTCACAGAGAATGGGTGAGATCAGTGAAGGTCAGCCCTGATGGTGCACTACTAGCCAGCTGTTCTAATGATCAG ACAATCAGAGTGTGGGTAGCATCCACTAAGGAGTGTAAAGCTGAGCTAAGAGATCACGCCCATGTTGTAGAGTGTATATCATGGGCACCAGATTCTGCTCTACCTTACATCAATGAGGTAGCTAATAGTGAG AACAAAAAAGCAGCATCAGCCTCGCCTGCATCAGGTGGTCCATTTGTTATATCAGGATCACGTGATAAAACAATCAAAATGTGGGATGTGTCCACGGGCCTGTGTCTATTATCACTG GTTGGTCATGACAATTGGGTGAGAAGTGTGCTATTCCATCCTGGTGGAAAGGCTCTAGTTAGTGTCTCCGACGACAAAACATTGAGAGTCTGGGATTACAGAAATCGGCGTTGTGCCAAAACATTAGAGGTGCATCAACATTTTGCAACATGCATGG ATTTTCACAAGACAGCTCCATTTGTAGTAACTGGTAGTGTAGACCAAACTGTTAAGATATGGGAGTGTcgttag
- the LOC136245065 gene encoding large ribosomal subunit protein uL23m-like produces MSRNIPRLTSEAAEIAIRWQSRPRPRILLCPWSVAMVKPYKPLPDNVVLFRVPMQMTKFDIKNYFQSLYNVNVSLVNTRVEQGKRHKVIVGTTHGKPGNIKGTTRVWKQDPDYKLAYLTLGDGEKFTFPNIYGDIRDETVKAYYT; encoded by the exons ATGAGTCGTAATATTCCGCGCTTAACCAGCGAAGCAGCAGAGATCGCTATCAGATGGCAGTCGCGACCTCGTCCCAGAATATTGTTGTGTCCGTGGAGCGTTGCTATGGTGAAACCTTACAAACCACTGCCTGACAACGTGGTGCTGTTTCGTGTACCCATGCA GATGACCAAATTTGACATCAAAAATTATTTCCAGTCACTCTACAATGTCAATGTCTCATTGGTCAATACGAGGGTTGAACAAG GTAAGAGACATAAGGTTATCGTGGGAACAACTCATGGTAAACCCGGCAACATCAAAGGTACCACAAGAGTATGGAAACAAGACCCGGACTACAAGCTAGCATATTTAACATTG GGAGATGGTGAGAAGTTCACATTTCCTAACATTTATGGTGACATCAGAGATGAGACTGTCAAGGCTTATTATACTTAG